One genomic window of Medicago truncatula cultivar Jemalong A17 chromosome 1, MtrunA17r5.0-ANR, whole genome shotgun sequence includes the following:
- the LOC25479622 gene encoding probable L-type lectin-domain containing receptor kinase S.5 — MKYQLLSIIFTIIALTKVNSFYFNFPTFQQSDRSTKLLLSKFANIYKDAIQVTPDNRGEIENYSGRAFYIKPYTLWNKNKLSSFNTTFVLNISPQTSPGGEGIAFILASDTSLPENSAGEWLGIVNASTNGTSRAGILAVEFDTRQSSTKDGPHNHVGININSIASIVQASLDNTKVNLSSGIHVTVRIQYFNDVISVFASMGDYLLDSMETILVSPPLNLSSYLRQEVYVGFSASTSNYTELNCVTRWEFNGVDIGSKGKLLWIIWIIIPLVILIGGFVFLFLYCRRKRSDEVQEDAYPRIEDQIQHSSMAPKKYQLKELVKATNGFSHQNKLGQGGFGTVYKGILGNNKEIAVKRVSKDSRQGKQEFIAEVTTIGSLHHKNLVKLIGWCYEKKELLIVYEFMPNGSLDKYLFNQSRELELHYSKVLDWKTRNGVIRDVAQALDYLHDGCEKKVLHRDIKASNIMLDFDYVAKLGDFGLARTIQKRNETHHSTKEIAGTPGYMAPETFLTGRATVETDVYAFGVLVLEVICGKRPGNVYAQDDYKNSIVYWVWELYGNGKIVSVVDKRISGKGDDEDERVKFEEEVEIVLILGLACCHPNPNKRPSMKTVLMVLNGEASPPMVPIERPAFVWPAMPSSFKEGEDSSLINGTLTPFTELSGR, encoded by the coding sequence atgaaATATCAATTATTATCAATCATATTCACTATCATAGCCTTAACCAAAGTTAATTCCTTTTATTTCAATTTCCCAACCTTCCAACAAAGTGATAGATCAACCAAGTTGTTACTAAGTAAATTCGCAAATATATACAAAGATGCTATCCAAGTAACCCCAGATAATCGCGGTGAAATAGAAAACTATTCTGGACGTGCTTTTTACATAAAGCCATACACACTTTGGAACAAAAACAAACTTTCTTCTTTTAACACCACTTTTGTTCTCAACATAAGTCCTCAAACATCGCCCGGAGGAGAAGGCATAGCTTTTATATTAGCTTCTGATACATCTCTCCCTGAAAACAGTGCTGGAGAATGGCTAGGTATTGTAAATGCTTCCACCAATGGAACTTCTCGTGCCGGAATTCTTGCTGTTGAGTTCGATACACGACAAAGTTCAACAAAAGACGGTCCTCACAACCATGTTGGAATCAACATAAATAGCATCGCGTCTATTGTACAAGCATCGTTGGATAACACTAAGGTTAATCTTTCATCTGGTATACATGTAACTGTGAGAATTCAATATTTCAATGATGTGATATCTGTTTTTGCTTCAATGGGTGACTATTTACTAGATTCTATGGAGACCATTTTGGTATCTCCACCTCTTAATCTATCTTCTTATCTTCGACAAGAGGTTTATGTTGGTTTCTCGGCTTCAACAAGCAATTACACGGAGTTAAACTGTGTAACAAGATGGGAATTCAATGGTGTTGATATTGGTAGTAAAGGAAAACTCTTGTGGATTATTTGGATTATAATTCCATTGGTGATACTTATAGGTGGATTCGTCTTTTTATTCCTTTATTGTCGAAGGAAAAGAAGCGATGAGGTTCAAGAAGATGCATATCCAAGGATAGAGGATCAAATTCAACACTCGTCTATGGCTCCAAAGAAATATCAGTTAAAGGAATTGGTCAAAGCAACAAATGGATTCAGCCATCAGAACAAACTCGGCCAAGGTGGATTTGGAACTGTCTATAAAGGAATCCTTGGAAACAATAAAGAGATAGCTGTGAAGAGAGTCTCGAAGGATTCTCGACAAGGAAAGCAAGAGTTTATAGCAGAAGTTACAACAATTGGTAGCCTTCACCACAAAAACTTGGTGAAACTCATTGGTTGGTGCTATGAGAAAAAAGAACTTCTCATTGTTTACGAGTTCATGCCTAATGGAAGCTTAGATAAGTACCTGTTTAACCAATCGAGGGAACTCGAATTACATTATTCGAAAGTACTTGATTGGAAAACTAGGAATGGCGTGATCCGTGATGTGGCTCAAGCATTGGATTATCTTCATGATGGTTGTGAAAAAAAGGTACTTCATAGAGACATTAAAGCAAGCAACATAATGTTGGATTTTGATTACGTTGCGAAATTAGGTGATTTTGGATTGGCGCGTACAATTCAAAAGAGAAATGAAACTCATCATTCGACAAAGGAAATTGCTGGAACACCAGGTTATATGGCACCAGAAACTTTTTTAACCGGAAGAGCAACGGTCGAAACAGATGTGTATGCATTTGGTGTACTTGTTTTGGAAGTTATTTGTGGAAAAAGACCAGGAAATGTGTATGCACAAGATGACTATAAAAATAGTATTGTGTATTGGGTTTGGGAGCTTTATGGAAATGGAAAAATTGTTAGTGTTGTGGATAAAAGGATAAGTGGTAAAGGGGATGATGAGGATGAGAGGGTAAAATTTGAGGAAGAAGTTGAAATTGTGCTTATTTTAGGGTTGGCTTGTTGtcatccaaatccaaataaaaGGCCATCAATGAAAACTGTTTTGATGGTTCTTAATGGAGAAGCTTCTCCTCCAATGGTTCCGATTGAAAGACCGGCTTTTGTTTGGCCAGCCATGCCTTCATCTTTCAAAGAAGGTGAAGATAGTTCTCTTATCAATGGAACTCTCACTCCGTTCACTGAACTTAGTGGAAGATAG